In Planctomycetota bacterium, a single window of DNA contains:
- a CDS encoding putative Ig domain-containing protein → MKIYRRLSSIIDPVLSTVLVFLVMILTLSKEAYAAEPVANAGADQIQVKTQLLSFEAVLNGVESYDTDGNSLTYQWYGPFDPVTGPAPAVSVPEGRYTVSLLVDDGMTMSLPDTTTIEIIPCFSLMAMARDRRVILGWSPQGSNILYEIYRSVASDPGNFVKIGETTSEHSAYVDYGVTNDTTYLYIVKANLQGRNCYSSVVSGQPFAGHSAPAVNPVIYSSPILYGATGIIYNYDVNATGAQHYSLSVFPYGMTIDPATGLIAWIPDVAGTFDVTVEVK, encoded by the coding sequence ATGAAGATATATAGAAGGCTTTCATCAATTATCGATCCAGTCTTGTCTACGGTGTTAGTTTTTTTAGTTATGATCCTGACACTTTCTAAGGAGGCGTATGCCGCCGAACCGGTAGCTAATGCCGGAGCTGACCAGATTCAGGTGAAAACCCAACTCCTGAGCTTCGAAGCCGTGCTAAATGGTGTGGAGTCCTATGATACTGACGGGAATTCTCTCACCTATCAGTGGTACGGCCCATTCGACCCCGTCACTGGTCCGGCGCCTGCCGTGTCTGTTCCCGAAGGGAGATACACGGTTTCCCTCCTCGTCGATGATGGCATGACAATGTCCCTGCCGGATACGACAACGATTGAGATCATCCCATGTTTCTCCCTTATGGCCATGGCCAGGGATCGGAGGGTGATTCTGGGATGGTCCCCTCAGGGGAGCAATATCCTTTATGAAATTTATCGATCAGTGGCCTCTGACCCCGGCAACTTTGTCAAGATTGGGGAGACCACCTCGGAACACTCCGCTTATGTGGATTATGGTGTGACCAATGATACAACCTATCTCTACATAGTAAAGGCCAATCTGCAGGGGAGGAACTGTTATTCGAGTGTAGTGAGCGGGCAACCTTTTGCCGGGCATAGCGCACCTGCGGTCAATCCGGTCATCTACTCCTCCCCTATACTCTATGGGGCGACCGGGATTATTTATAACTATGATGTCAATGCCACAGGTGCACAGCATTATAGCCTTTCCGTTTTTCCTTATGGCATGACGATCGATCCTGCTACCGGGCTGATCGCCTGGATACCGGATGTGGCCGGCA